In the Nocardia asteroides genome, ACGCCGACGCACGGCGCCGACCCGGACACCCTGGTCACCTTCGCCCGCCACGTCGAGGCATGCGGCTTCGAGGCCATCTACATCCCGGACCACGTCGCGCTCTACCCCGGCGCCCGGATCGGCGGCAACGAGGTGCCGACGACCCTCCCCTTCCCGGACCCCATCGACTGCCTGACCTTCGTCGCCGCGCACACCGACCGCCTGCTCCTCGGCACCGGTGTCCTGCTGCTCCCGTACCGCCACCCGATCCTGCTGGCCAAGCGCCTCGCCACCCTCGACCTGCTTTCCAAGGGCAGGCTGCGGCTGCTGACCGTCGGCGTCGGCGGGCTGCCGGGCGAGGCGGCGGCGCTCGGCGTCGACTACGCGACCCGCGGCCGGCGCGCCGACGAGGCGCTCGACGTGCTGCGCCTGCTCTGGTCCGGCGGTCCCGATGGCGTCGAATTCCATGGTGAGTTCTTCGATTTCGCCGAGGTGTGCGTCTATCCCAAGCCGTCCACAGCGGAGTTCCCCATCCACATCGGCGGCTCCAGCCCGGCCGCCGCCCGCCGCGCGGGCCGCCGCGGGAACGGCTACTTCGCCGGCGGCACACTCACCCCCGGCGAACGCGCCCGCCAGCTCACCCTCGCCCGATCCGAAGCCACCGCCGCCGGCCGCGACCCCGCGCGTCTCGAATACACCCGCTGGGGCTCCACCGACCTCACCCCCGAGCGAATAGCCGCCCTCACGGCGGAAGGCGTCGACCGCATCGTGGTCAACGCCTCCCTCGGCCCCCTGAACGCCCAGCTCGACGAGCTCTCCGCCTTCGCCGAGCTGATCCGCGACAGATAACCGCCCCTACAACCACGTATCCAGTGTCGTGGTGGTGAGGAAGTGCTCGAGATCCGCGCGCCAGGGCGCGGGTACCGTCTTGTCCGGCTCGATAGCGCTGTATTGCCCCCGGTAGAACAGCAACGGCCGCCCCGACTCGCCCACCTCGGCGAGCGAGAGCACCCGCCCGATCACGATCCAGTGATCCCCACCGTCGACCACCCGATCCACCGAGCACTCGATGGTCGCGAGCGCATCGTCCAGAACGGGCAGTTCCAGAGCGGAACGGTGCCATGCGGCCCCCGCGAACTTGTCCGGTTCACGGGAGCCGAAGCGGGCGCAGAGCTCCCGCTGCTCCTCGGCGAGCACGTTCACCGCGAACCGGCCGCGCTCCTCGATCGCCGCCCACGAGCGGGACGACTTGCCCGGGCAGAACAGAACGAGCGGCGGGTCGAGGGAGAGCGCGGCGAAGGACTGGCAGGCGAAGCCGATCGGGGCCTCGTCCGCACCGAAGGTGGTGATCACGGTGATGCCGGTGCAGAACTGCCCGAGGACGTTCCGGAACGCCCTGCCGTCGATCTCCGGATACTCGCTCATTGCTCGCGGAATCCGACGGTGAAGTCGTGCCCCCACAGGCTGACGGCGGTGGATTCCCGCGCGATCCAGTCGGTGTCCTCGACTTCCAGCCCCTCGCAGCCGAATTCGATGTCGAAGCCGCCCGGTGTCTTCATGTAGAAGGACAGCATCTTGTCGTTGACGTGCCGCCCGAGCGTGGCCGACATCTTGACCTTCTTGCGCAGCGCGCGGTCGAGCGCGAGCCCGACGTCGTCGGCGTTCTCCACCTCGAGCATGAGGTGCACGATGCCGCTCGGGGTCGGCTGCGGCAGGAAGGCGAGCGAGTGGTGCCTTGGGTTGCAGCCGAGGAAGCGCAGCCAGGCGGGTTCGCCATCGGCGGGGCGGCCGACCATCTGCGGGGGGAGCCGCATGGAATCGCGCAGCCGGAAGCCGAGGACGTCGCGGTAGAACTCCAGCGCCGCCTTGTCGTCGGAGGTGCTGAGCACGACGTGCCCGAGCCCCTGCTCCTCGGTGACGAAGCGGTGCCCGTACGGGCTGGCCAGCCTGCGGTGCTCCAGCGCGACCCCGTGGAACGCCTCGAGCACGCTGCCGCTCGGATCCTCGAACCGGATCAGCTCGTAGACCTTGCGGTCGGCCAGCTCGGCGGCGGTGCCCTCCTTGTAGGGCACGCCCGCGGCGTCCAGCCGGGCGCGGATGTCCTGCAGCTCCTCGGCGTTCGCGGTCTCCCAGCCGGAGACCTGCAGCCGGTCCTGCTCGCCGGGCACGATCACCAGGCGGGCGGGGAACTCGTCCATGCGCAGGTAGAGCGAGTTCGGGTCGGTGCCCTTTCCCTCCACCATGCCGAGCACCTTGAGCCCGTACTCGCGCCAGGCGGCGACATCGGTGGCCTCGATGCGGAGGTAGCCGAGGGAGCGGATGCCCATCACTTCTCCTTAACGCCGGCCAGGAAGTCGATCGCCAGCCGGTTGAACTCGTGGAACTTCTCCAGCTGCGCCCAGTGCCCGCAGCCGCCGAAGACGTGCAGCTGCGCCCGCGGGATGGACTTCAGCGCGACCAGCGCGCCGTCCAGCGGGTTCACCCGGTCCTCGCGGCCCCAGATCAGCAGCACCGGCTGGCGCAGCGTGTAGGCGTCGCGCCAGAGCATGCCCTTCTCGAAGTCCGCGCCGGCGAAGGACTTGCCCATCGCGCGGGTGGCGGCCAGCGACTCCGGCTCGCTCGCCGAGGCGAAGCGCTCCTCGATCAGCTCGGGGGTGATCAGCTTCTGGTCGAAGACCATGATCCGGAGGAACGCCTCCAGGTTTTCCCTGGTCGGCTGGTAGTTGAACTTGCCGAGCAGCTTGACGCCCTCGGTGGGGTCGGCGGCGAAGAGGTTGGTGCTCAGCCCGCCGGGGCCCATGAGGATGAGCTTGCCCGCCCGCTCGGGGTAGTCCAGCGCGAACCGCACCGCGGCGCCGCCGCCCAGCGAGTTGCCGAGCAGGTGCACGCGATCGGTGACGCCGAGGTGGTCGAGCAGGTCCTTCAGCGCGGCCGAGCTGTGCACGAAGTACTGCGGGTGCTCGGTCGGCTTGTCGGACTTGCCGAAGCCGGGCTGATCCACCGCCAGCACGTGGAACTCGCGCGCCAGCACCGGGATGTTGCGCGCGAAGTTGGACCACGAGGAGGCGCCGGGGCCGCCGCCGTGCAGCAGCACGATGGTCGGGCCGTTGCCCACCCCCGCCTCGTGGTAGTGCAGTTTCAGGTCCGGCCGCACCTGCGCGTACCGGGAGGTGGACTCGTAGGTGAGTTCCGCCGTCGAGGTCACGTGTTCTTTCCCCCTACACCATGGCGTCGTTGATCGGCAGCCCGAACTCGTGCGTGCCGAACATCTGGTAAGCGCGCTCCGGATCGTTCGCCGCGTGCACCCGGCCCGCGTGCGCGTCGCGCCAGAAGCGCTGCAGCGGCGTGCCGTTCGACAGCGCGGTGGCGCCCGCGCTCTCGAAGAGCCGGTCGATCGAGGCGATGGCGCGGCCGGTGGCGCGCACCTGGTCGCGGCGAGCTCGGACGCGCAGGTCGAACGGGATCTCCCCGCCCGCCTTCAGGATCGCGTACTCGTCGGCGACATTGCCGGAGAGCTGGCGCCAGGCGGCGTCGATGTCGCTGGCCGCCTCGGCGACCCGCACCTTGGCGAACGGATCCTCCTTGGCCTTCTCGCCCGCGTAGGCGGCGCGCACCCGCTTGCCCTGGTGCTCGATGTGCGCCTCGTAGGCGCCGTAGGCCATGCCGACGATCGGCGCGGAGATGGTGGTGGGGTGCACGGTGCCCCACGGCATCCGGTAGACCGGGTCGGTGTTCTGCTCGAGGCCGGGCGCGGTCAGCTCGCTCATCGCGCGGAAGCTGAGGAAGCGGTGCCGCGGTACGAAGACATCCTCCACCACGACGGTGTTCGAGCCGGTGCCGCGCAGCCCGACCACGTTCCAGACGTCGTCGATGCGGTAGTCGTCGCGCGGGATCAGGAAGGAGCCGAAGTCGACCGGCTTGCCGTCCTTGATCACGGGGCCGCCGAGCACCGCCCAGCTTGCGTGGTCCGAGCCGGACGACCAGGCCCAGCTGCCGCGCACGATGTAGCCGCCGTCGGTGACGGTGCCGACACCCATCGGGGCGTACGAGGAGGAGATCCTGACCTCGGTGTCCTCGCCCCAGACGTCCTCCTGGGCCCGCTGGTCGAAGAGCGCCAGGTGCCAGTTGTGCACGCCGATGATCCCCGACACCCAGCCGGTGGAGCCGCACGCGCTGGCGATCTTGCGCACGGTGTCGTAGAAGACGACCGGGTCGGCCGCGTGGCCGCCCCACTGCGTCGGCTGTAGCAGCCGGAAGAAGCCGGTCTCCTGCAGCGCCTTCACGGACTCGTCCGGAATGCGGCGCAGATCCTCGGCCTCCTGCGCGCGCTCGCGCAGCGTCGGCAACAGTGCTTCGACCCGTTCGGTCACTTCCTGCGTCATGTCCGGACCTGCTCCTGCCTGGTCGATCGGTAACCGGTACTCATTACCCCTGAGACTAGAACAGGTTCTTATTTATGTCGAGAACAGAACGCGGGTGCTGGTTGCCGGTGGGCGCAGGCGGGAAGAGCTGGGTCGACGCTGGCGCTGCGGTCCACAGTTTTGTAACGTGTTCTAGTAGAAGGAGGAGGATTCGCGATGGCAGACACCTCAACCCGCGGCGGTAAGGTGCGGGAGCTCGACGTCGGCACGGTTCCGACCCGCTACGCGCGGGGCTGGCACTGCCTCGGGCTGGCGAAGAACTTCCGCGACGGCAAGCCGCACGCGGTCCACGTCTTCGGTACCAAGCTCGTGATCTGGGCGGACGGCGGTGACGAGCTC is a window encoding:
- a CDS encoding TIGR03619 family F420-dependent LLM class oxidoreductase, which encodes MKFSVSYPTPTHGADPDTLVTFARHVEACGFEAIYIPDHVALYPGARIGGNEVPTTLPFPDPIDCLTFVAAHTDRLLLGTGVLLLPYRHPILLAKRLATLDLLSKGRLRLLTVGVGGLPGEAAALGVDYATRGRRADEALDVLRLLWSGGPDGVEFHGEFFDFAEVCVYPKPSTAEFPIHIGGSSPAAARRAGRRGNGYFAGGTLTPGERARQLTLARSEATAAGRDPARLEYTRWGSTDLTPERIAALTAEGVDRIVVNASLGPLNAQLDELSAFAELIRDR
- the hsaB gene encoding 3-hydroxy-9,10-secoandrosta-1,3,5(10)-triene-9,17-dione monooxygenase reductase subunit, with translation MSEYPEIDGRAFRNVLGQFCTGITVITTFGADEAPIGFACQSFAALSLDPPLVLFCPGKSSRSWAAIEERGRFAVNVLAEEQRELCARFGSREPDKFAGAAWHRSALELPVLDDALATIECSVDRVVDGGDHWIVIGRVLSLAEVGESGRPLLFYRGQYSAIEPDKTVPAPWRADLEHFLTTTTLDTWL
- the hsaC gene encoding iron-dependent extradiol dioxygenase HsaC codes for the protein MGIRSLGYLRIEATDVAAWREYGLKVLGMVEGKGTDPNSLYLRMDEFPARLVIVPGEQDRLQVSGWETANAEELQDIRARLDAAGVPYKEGTAAELADRKVYELIRFEDPSGSVLEAFHGVALEHRRLASPYGHRFVTEEQGLGHVVLSTSDDKAALEFYRDVLGFRLRDSMRLPPQMVGRPADGEPAWLRFLGCNPRHHSLAFLPQPTPSGIVHLMLEVENADDVGLALDRALRKKVKMSATLGRHVNDKMLSFYMKTPGGFDIEFGCEGLEVEDTDWIARESTAVSLWGHDFTVGFREQ
- the hsaD gene encoding 4,5:9,10-diseco-3-hydroxy-5,9,17-trioxoandrosta-1(10),2-diene-4-oate hydrolase, whose protein sequence is MTSTAELTYESTSRYAQVRPDLKLHYHEAGVGNGPTIVLLHGGGPGASSWSNFARNIPVLAREFHVLAVDQPGFGKSDKPTEHPQYFVHSSAALKDLLDHLGVTDRVHLLGNSLGGGAAVRFALDYPERAGKLILMGPGGLSTNLFAADPTEGVKLLGKFNYQPTRENLEAFLRIMVFDQKLITPELIEERFASASEPESLAATRAMGKSFAGADFEKGMLWRDAYTLRQPVLLIWGREDRVNPLDGALVALKSIPRAQLHVFGGCGHWAQLEKFHEFNRLAIDFLAGVKEK
- the hsaA gene encoding 3-hydroxy-9,10-secoandrosta-1,3,5(10)-triene-9,17-dione monooxygenase oxygenase subunit, producing MTQEVTERVEALLPTLRERAQEAEDLRRIPDESVKALQETGFFRLLQPTQWGGHAADPVVFYDTVRKIASACGSTGWVSGIIGVHNWHLALFDQRAQEDVWGEDTEVRISSSYAPMGVGTVTDGGYIVRGSWAWSSGSDHASWAVLGGPVIKDGKPVDFGSFLIPRDDYRIDDVWNVVGLRGTGSNTVVVEDVFVPRHRFLSFRAMSELTAPGLEQNTDPVYRMPWGTVHPTTISAPIVGMAYGAYEAHIEHQGKRVRAAYAGEKAKEDPFAKVRVAEAASDIDAAWRQLSGNVADEYAILKAGGEIPFDLRVRARRDQVRATGRAIASIDRLFESAGATALSNGTPLQRFWRDAHAGRVHAANDPERAYQMFGTHEFGLPINDAMV